The following proteins come from a genomic window of Myroides odoratus DSM 2801:
- a CDS encoding DUF456 domain-containing protein, with translation MDYFLLILSLLLLIFGIIGSVLPALPGPPVSWLGILCLYFVDGVEISSIALWGSLLITIVVSILDYVIPAQGTKRFGGSKYGVWGTNIGLIIGILTPIPFGFILGPFLGALIGELILDSRDISRALKAAIGSFIGFLASTFLKVVLGIAFLIWGVLLIIQKFSAYSF, from the coding sequence ATGGACTATTTCTTATTAATCTTAAGCCTTTTACTATTAATTTTCGGTATTATTGGTAGTGTTCTTCCGGCATTACCTGGGCCTCCTGTTAGCTGGTTAGGGATCCTGTGCTTATATTTTGTTGATGGAGTTGAAATCAGTTCGATTGCCCTTTGGGGAAGTTTACTCATTACTATTGTGGTCTCTATTTTAGATTACGTCATTCCGGCACAAGGAACCAAGCGCTTTGGCGGAAGTAAATATGGCGTTTGGGGAACCAATATCGGTTTAATCATAGGAATCCTTACTCCTATCCCGTTTGGCTTTATATTAGGCCCATTCTTAGGTGCTTTGATTGGTGAATTAATCTTGGATAGCCGAGACATTTCTCGGGCGTTAAAAGCAGCTATTGGCTCTTTTATTGGCTTTTTAGCCTCAACCTTTTTAAAAGTGGTATTGGGTATTGCTTTTCTAATCTGGGGCGTTTTACTGATTATCCAGAAGTTTTCTGCATATAGTTTTTAA
- a CDS encoding lysylphosphatidylglycerol synthase domain-containing protein — translation MKIVSNKTKQFLVLLLKIIVVSSAFYYIYNKLSSDATLDGNLLKEVLVDPQHTWALLALLFLTFSNRFVEILKWQNLSSLIQPVTVGQATKQVLSALTLGIFTPNGIGEYAGKALYFSKKDTGRVIFLNMVCNGVQVIYAILFGLLGLTILNYTHQFIPPYYLWILYGIALTIILLVFSFRHLSIKGYSINTLIQMLRDIPKEKHRKNLFLALLRYASFTHQYVILYYLFGVDIPYFELLCAVSAIYLLASSLPNFQFLEFAVKGSIAMFIFSALDVNQWVVALVATLIWLLNIVLPISIGSYFVLTFKVKK, via the coding sequence ATGAAAATTGTATCCAACAAAACTAAGCAATTCCTAGTACTTCTACTTAAGATTATTGTCGTAAGTAGTGCTTTTTATTATATCTATAACAAACTCTCCAGTGATGCTACTTTGGATGGGAATTTGCTCAAAGAAGTTTTGGTTGATCCCCAACATACTTGGGCCTTATTGGCTTTACTTTTCTTGACTTTTTCCAATCGCTTTGTTGAGATTTTGAAATGGCAGAATCTATCTTCATTGATTCAGCCCGTTACAGTAGGACAGGCGACGAAACAAGTATTGAGCGCTTTAACCTTGGGAATTTTCACCCCTAATGGTATTGGGGAATATGCAGGAAAAGCGTTGTATTTTTCTAAAAAAGATACGGGAAGGGTTATTTTTCTCAATATGGTGTGCAATGGTGTTCAGGTCATTTATGCCATTTTATTTGGTTTACTCGGTCTAACCATCCTCAATTACACCCATCAGTTTATTCCGCCTTACTACTTGTGGATCCTCTATGGAATTGCCTTAACGATTATTCTTTTGGTCTTTTCTTTTCGTCATTTGAGCATTAAAGGATATTCTATCAATACCTTGATTCAGATGCTTCGAGATATTCCTAAAGAAAAGCATCGCAAAAATCTATTTTTAGCTTTGTTGCGCTACGCCTCATTCACCCATCAATATGTAATTTTATACTATCTCTTTGGGGTAGATATTCCTTATTTTGAGTTGTTATGCGCCGTATCAGCCATCTATCTTTTGGCCTCTTCTCTCCCTAATTTTCAATTTTTAGAATTTGCCGTAAAAGGAAGTATTGCTATGTTTATTTTTTCTGCTTTGGATGTCAATCAATGGGTTGTTGCTTTAGTGGCTACCTTAATTTGGTTACTGAATATCGTATTGCCTATCTCTATTGGTAGCTACTTTGTGTTGACTTTTAAAGTAAAAAAATAA
- the ruvC gene encoding crossover junction endodeoxyribonuclease RuvC: MTIDRIILGIDPGTTIMGFGLIRVVNKKMEFIQLNELQLNKYDDHYTKLRRIFERTIELIETHCPDEIAIEAPFFGKNVQSMLKLGRAQGVAMAAGLSRGIPITEYEPKKIKMAITGNGNASKEQVAKMLQQLLGLKELPKNLDSTDGLAAAVCHFFNSGKTVVGKSYTGWDAFVKQNQDRVKK; the protein is encoded by the coding sequence TTGACAATAGATAGAATTATATTAGGGATTGATCCGGGAACAACCATCATGGGGTTTGGGCTGATACGTGTGGTAAATAAGAAGATGGAGTTTATTCAACTAAATGAATTACAGTTGAATAAATACGATGATCACTATACTAAATTGCGTCGAATTTTTGAACGTACCATTGAATTAATTGAAACACATTGTCCAGATGAGATTGCCATTGAAGCCCCCTTCTTTGGTAAAAATGTGCAGTCTATGTTGAAATTAGGACGTGCACAAGGAGTCGCAATGGCTGCCGGACTTTCCCGTGGAATTCCCATCACCGAATATGAGCCTAAGAAAATAAAAATGGCGATTACAGGGAATGGAAATGCGAGTAAAGAACAAGTGGCAAAGATGCTCCAACAACTTTTAGGATTAAAAGAATTACCTAAAAACCTAGATAGTACAGATGGTTTAGCGGCGGCGGTATGTCATTTCTTTAATTCAGGAAAAACCGTTGTAGGCAAGTCTTATACAGGTTGGGATGCGTTTGTAAAACAAAATCAAGATCGAGTAAAAAAATAA
- a CDS encoding TonB-dependent receptor codes for MRVQYLFFLIGSLWFLGAPSGYAQQTQDSLTALKEILVVKERTKDIILPQTLEGEQLRRLNGTDVADALRYFAGVKMKDYGGMGGMKTVDVRHMGTHQVGVFYNGIQLGNAQNGVVDLGKFSLDDIEAIQLYNGQRSAPLQAAKEYATASAIYIQTKRPTFTAQEKIHTQFQYKLGSIQWTNPSARVAIKVSDHVSTSISAAYLYSNGNYKFRQKRFNLDGTVAYDTTAYRKNSGIESFRLENNWFGQDEVNTWQVNLYYYQSHRGLPEAIIKKSDTTLATEQNNEKQNDKNVMLQGEWKRVVSPLYQWMIKGKFAYDQLHYQSRKIVDFQGEEVTYNPQFDNTYQQQEWYLSAAHLFTLTPFWNVSLATDVQYNKLNATRLGQEALFTYPERYTFYTVLSTSLDVGRLKAQANLLGTFTKEKVRYNYQAPNRSLFTPSVFLRYKPWDPSNFTVHAFYKQMYRLPTFNDLYYTQIGTSHLKPELSRQFNVGFTHQVAIKSKVLKEVHLTVDAYYAQVEDKIIASPTSSMMRWMMSNLGKVEHYGIESQIKTHWELMQGMTAQIGATYEYTIAQDLSLTPSGKPSFYGDQIPYTPWHSGSAIFGLDYHNWQLDYSFIYVGKRYNGNKNNTKRNELQPWYTHDLSVQKQLQWRNKTIQIRAEANNLANQYYEVVTNFPMPGRNFRLTLRVAL; via the coding sequence ATGCGAGTACAGTATTTATTTTTCTTAATAGGAAGTCTGTGGTTTTTAGGAGCACCTAGTGGATATGCACAACAAACCCAAGATTCTCTTACGGCATTGAAAGAAATCTTAGTAGTCAAAGAACGAACAAAAGATATTATTTTACCCCAAACATTAGAAGGAGAGCAATTGCGCCGTTTAAATGGTACAGATGTGGCAGATGCCCTGCGTTATTTCGCCGGAGTGAAGATGAAAGACTACGGAGGTATGGGAGGAATGAAAACAGTTGATGTACGCCATATGGGAACCCATCAAGTCGGCGTTTTTTACAATGGTATCCAATTGGGCAATGCCCAAAATGGAGTTGTTGATTTAGGGAAGTTCTCCTTAGATGATATTGAAGCGATTCAATTGTATAACGGACAGCGAAGTGCTCCCTTGCAAGCTGCTAAAGAATATGCAACTGCATCAGCCATCTATATTCAAACCAAGCGCCCCACTTTTACCGCGCAAGAGAAAATACACACGCAGTTTCAATATAAGTTAGGATCCATTCAATGGACTAATCCTTCCGCTCGTGTAGCTATTAAAGTCAGCGATCATGTTAGTACGAGTATTAGTGCAGCTTATTTATATTCCAATGGCAATTATAAATTCAGGCAAAAACGCTTTAATCTGGATGGGACAGTAGCCTATGATACCACCGCGTATCGAAAAAATAGCGGTATTGAATCCTTCCGTTTAGAAAATAATTGGTTTGGTCAAGACGAAGTCAATACTTGGCAGGTTAATCTATACTATTATCAATCCCACCGAGGATTGCCAGAAGCAATTATTAAAAAAAGCGATACAACCCTTGCGACAGAACAAAACAATGAAAAACAAAACGATAAAAATGTCATGTTGCAAGGAGAGTGGAAACGCGTGGTATCTCCTTTGTATCAATGGATGATAAAAGGAAAGTTTGCTTATGATCAACTGCATTATCAATCGAGAAAAATAGTCGACTTTCAAGGCGAAGAGGTAACCTATAATCCTCAATTTGACAATACCTACCAGCAACAAGAATGGTACCTATCGGCCGCTCATTTATTTACACTAACCCCATTTTGGAATGTTTCGCTAGCCACAGATGTACAGTATAATAAATTAAATGCAACGCGTTTAGGGCAAGAAGCCCTGTTTACCTATCCAGAGCGCTATACCTTTTATACGGTGCTCTCAACAAGTTTGGATGTAGGTCGATTGAAAGCACAAGCAAACCTTTTAGGGACTTTTACTAAAGAAAAGGTACGGTATAACTACCAAGCGCCGAATCGCTCCTTGTTTACACCTTCTGTTTTTCTGCGTTATAAACCTTGGGATCCATCAAATTTTACAGTACATGCATTTTACAAACAGATGTATCGCCTACCTACATTTAATGATTTGTATTATACCCAAATCGGGACCTCTCATTTAAAACCAGAACTTTCCCGTCAGTTTAATGTAGGATTCACCCATCAAGTAGCAATTAAAAGCAAGGTGCTGAAAGAAGTTCACCTGACGGTAGATGCATACTACGCGCAAGTAGAAGACAAGATAATCGCTTCGCCTACTTCGAGTATGATGCGTTGGATGATGTCCAATTTAGGAAAAGTGGAGCATTATGGAATAGAAAGCCAAATCAAAACGCATTGGGAATTGATGCAGGGGATGACGGCTCAAATTGGAGCAACGTATGAATATACCATTGCTCAAGATTTAAGCTTGACGCCTTCAGGAAAACCTTCTTTTTATGGAGATCAAATTCCCTATACCCCTTGGCATTCTGGATCCGCTATCTTCGGTTTAGATTATCACAATTGGCAGCTGGATTATAGCTTCATTTATGTTGGAAAGCGCTACAATGGCAATAAAAACAATACCAAACGCAATGAATTGCAACCCTGGTATACCCATGATTTAAGTGTACAAAAACAGTTGCAGTGGAGAAATAAGACCATTCAGATTCGAGCTGAGGCCAATAACCTAGCCAATCAATACTATGAAGTAGTGACCAATTTTCCCATGCCTGGAAGAAATTTTCGTTTAACCCTACGTGTAGCCTTATAA
- a CDS encoding YncE family protein: MRKISYILLIVSLLFSSCRKDELIFVSDSSAVSIPVQLENIQGFYLLNEGNMGMNRATLDWFDYETGLYTRDIFAERNPAIPRELGDVGNDLKIYGTKAYATINASNFIEVFDVATGKHIKQIHVPNCRYLAFADGKVYVSSFSGKIETNPNAEIGFVAEIDTIALQVRRKVEVGYQPEEMAIRGNKLYVANSGGYREPHYDTTVSVVDLLTFTEIKKIEVAPNLHRMQVDRRGDIYVSSRGNYKDIPPNLYVIDSAVDEVKQKLDIPVSNMTLDEDQLYYYASAYQASTNTNEVSLGILDTNTKQIIRPSLSTDGTEKKILMPYGIAVNPETKEIFVTDAQDYIGSGYIYCFSSKGELKWKTMAGNIPAHLAFTHK; encoded by the coding sequence ATGAGAAAAATTAGCTATATCCTGTTGATCGTAAGCTTATTATTCAGTAGCTGTCGCAAGGACGAATTGATTTTTGTTTCCGATAGTTCAGCAGTTTCTATCCCTGTACAATTAGAAAATATTCAAGGGTTTTATCTTCTAAATGAAGGGAATATGGGAATGAATCGCGCAACCCTCGATTGGTTTGATTATGAAACAGGACTGTATACACGTGATATTTTTGCCGAACGAAATCCTGCGATTCCCCGTGAATTAGGAGATGTTGGAAATGACCTTAAAATTTATGGAACCAAAGCCTATGCAACCATCAATGCCTCCAATTTTATAGAGGTTTTTGATGTAGCAACAGGTAAACACATCAAGCAGATTCATGTACCTAATTGTCGGTATTTAGCTTTTGCTGATGGAAAAGTTTATGTGAGTTCCTTTTCAGGCAAAATAGAAACCAATCCCAATGCAGAAATTGGTTTTGTGGCGGAAATCGATACGATTGCTTTGCAGGTGAGGCGAAAAGTAGAAGTGGGATATCAACCCGAGGAAATGGCAATTAGAGGCAATAAGTTGTATGTGGCTAATTCTGGAGGCTATCGAGAACCCCATTATGATACTACGGTTTCTGTTGTTGATTTATTGACATTTACCGAGATCAAAAAAATAGAAGTAGCACCCAACTTACATCGTATGCAAGTAGATCGTAGAGGAGACATCTATGTAAGTTCACGTGGAAACTACAAGGATATACCCCCTAATTTATATGTGATTGATTCAGCAGTGGATGAGGTCAAACAAAAATTGGATATTCCAGTTTCAAATATGACCCTTGATGAAGATCAGTTGTACTATTATGCTAGCGCTTATCAGGCTAGCACCAATACAAATGAAGTATCCTTGGGAATATTAGATACCAATACAAAGCAAATCATACGTCCTTCATTAAGTACAGATGGTACAGAAAAAAAGATACTGATGCCTTATGGAATAGCAGTAAACCCAGAAACCAAAGAAATTTTTGTAACCGATGCACAAGATTATATAGGGAGTGGTTATATTTACTGTTTTTCTTCAAAAGGGGAATTAAAGTGGAAAACAATGGCCGGAAATATTCCCGCACATCTTGCATTCACACACAAGTAG
- a CDS encoding YncE family protein, whose amino-acid sequence MKPIQTWTVGLKNNLFGGLMPILDPFDSTKFYISDGWGSSFTSMKLRQLSLEDGKEVKSIAIKNTVRCLYFHPDGINLFVVSDRKIFQVNRTDFTLIKKYEKGIARYSDYISSNDEDMLFLMNWNSDFLFVYDYKNEKGKRKKMNTCRGIFKTSEDAYLIFCARIGSVQRYNLRENKVSEVIQTDIFYQVQQGLSGNFYLHMGKVIPATSNTHESIAPINQLDIYNQDFTEKVALRFDFYFETFVISKKEEIVYLIYNNTIWLYSLVKRQVVDTIVLNEKVRIAQLFDEHRVFISYEYDQASMITCWKF is encoded by the coding sequence ATGAAACCAATACAAACTTGGACCGTAGGTTTGAAAAATAATCTGTTTGGTGGATTAATGCCTATACTTGATCCATTTGATTCAACGAAATTTTATATTTCAGATGGATGGGGTTCTTCTTTTACTTCGATGAAATTAAGACAGCTTTCTTTAGAAGATGGGAAAGAAGTAAAATCGATTGCAATAAAAAATACGGTTCGTTGCTTGTACTTCCATCCAGATGGAATAAATCTCTTTGTCGTTTCGGATCGTAAAATCTTCCAAGTTAATCGAACTGACTTCACTCTTATTAAAAAGTATGAAAAAGGCATCGCAAGATATAGTGATTATATTTCTTCTAATGATGAGGATATGTTATTCCTAATGAATTGGAATTCAGACTTTTTGTTTGTGTATGACTATAAAAATGAAAAAGGGAAGCGAAAAAAGATGAATACGTGTAGAGGTATCTTCAAAACGAGTGAAGATGCATATTTAATTTTCTGTGCTCGAATTGGCAGTGTACAACGCTATAATCTGCGTGAGAATAAGGTAAGCGAAGTTATCCAAACCGATATCTTTTATCAAGTGCAGCAAGGTTTATCGGGTAATTTCTATTTACATATGGGAAAGGTTATTCCTGCTACTTCCAATACACATGAATCTATAGCACCAATCAATCAACTTGATATCTACAATCAAGACTTTACTGAAAAAGTAGCGCTTCGATTTGATTTTTATTTTGAAACCTTTGTTATTTCTAAAAAGGAAGAAATTGTATATCTGATTTACAATAATACAATTTGGTTGTATTCTTTAGTAAAACGACAAGTAGTAGATACGATTGTTTTAAATGAGAAAGTGAGAATTGCTCAACTTTTTGATGAACATCGCGTTTTTATAAGTTATGAATATGATCAAGCTTCAATGATTACTTGTTGGAAATTTTAG
- a CDS encoding cyclase family protein, with amino-acid sequence MKATLSISNQTYTVDFSQPIDISIPLTNTDENPIAWYLDKPSIEPVRMGDWVGKVSEGQSSTNFNTIAFNPHGHGTHTECLGHITREFYSINDTLKTFVFLAQLLTITPEQQEDGDAVITLTQIQRQWIEQEQTAVVLRTLPNQENKKHSKYSHTNPPYLAADAATFLREKGIKHLLIDLPSVDKEKDEGKLAAHKAFWNVKDVNEVNNDAQFDATITELIYVADEVADGMYILNIQIASFVNDASPSKPILYQIF; translated from the coding sequence TTGAAAGCAACTCTCTCTATTTCCAATCAGACCTATACTGTTGATTTTTCACAGCCTATTGATATCTCTATTCCCTTGACGAATACAGATGAAAATCCCATTGCTTGGTATTTGGATAAACCTTCTATTGAACCAGTGCGCATGGGCGATTGGGTAGGAAAAGTGAGTGAAGGACAATCTTCAACCAATTTTAATACTATTGCGTTTAATCCACATGGACATGGAACACATACGGAGTGTTTAGGTCATATTACACGTGAATTTTACAGTATTAATGATACGTTGAAAACCTTTGTTTTTCTTGCACAATTACTAACGATAACGCCGGAACAACAAGAAGATGGTGATGCTGTGATTACTTTGACACAAATCCAACGTCAATGGATTGAACAAGAACAAACAGCTGTTGTTCTACGTACCTTACCTAATCAAGAAAATAAAAAACACAGCAAATATTCCCATACAAATCCTCCGTATTTAGCAGCAGATGCCGCTACATTTTTACGTGAAAAAGGAATCAAACACCTATTGATTGACTTACCAAGTGTAGATAAAGAAAAAGACGAAGGAAAATTAGCGGCCCACAAAGCGTTTTGGAATGTCAAGGATGTAAATGAAGTGAATAATGACGCGCAATTCGATGCGACGATTACAGAACTAATTTATGTTGCTGATGAGGTAGCAGATGGAATGTATATTCTAAATATTCAGATTGCCTCTTTTGTCAATGATGCCTCACCAAGTAAACCAATTTTGTATCAAATTTTTTAA
- the hemW gene encoding radical SAM family heme chaperone HemW: MAGIYIHIPFCKQACHYCDFHFSTSLKKKEEMLAAIQKELFLRKDELAGEHIETIYFGGGTPSILAVDEINRLIDTVYQQYTVVEQPEITLEANPDDLDTATIQRLAQSKVNRLSIGIQSFGEEDLKMMNRAHNAQEAISCLQEVVKYFDNISIDLIYGIPNLSNERWIENIQRILDLGIPHISCYALTVEERTALNKLIQKGVIPSPKEEVAHAHFMLLIEKLRANGYIHYELSNFAKPGYYSKNNSAYWLGKKYVGIGPSAHSFDGRYRSWNISNNPLYIKAIEAGELPSEIEELSVVDRYNEYVMTGLRTIWGVDLTRVSNEFGAIFHDYLVQESASFIADGLMQQQANILTITDKGKFLSDGIASDLFWLDLK; this comes from the coding sequence ATGGCTGGTATTTATATTCACATTCCTTTCTGTAAGCAAGCGTGTCATTACTGTGACTTTCACTTTTCTACTTCATTAAAGAAGAAGGAAGAAATGTTAGCAGCTATTCAAAAAGAGCTCTTTTTGCGTAAAGATGAATTAGCAGGAGAACACATTGAAACCATTTACTTTGGAGGAGGAACACCAAGTATACTCGCTGTGGATGAAATCAATAGGTTGATTGATACCGTGTACCAGCAATATACTGTTGTAGAACAACCTGAAATCACGTTAGAAGCCAATCCAGATGATTTAGATACTGCAACGATTCAGCGTTTAGCACAATCAAAAGTCAATCGTTTGAGTATAGGCATTCAATCTTTCGGAGAAGAAGACCTCAAAATGATGAATCGCGCGCATAATGCACAAGAAGCGATCAGCTGTTTGCAAGAAGTAGTAAAGTATTTCGATAATATTTCGATTGATTTAATCTACGGAATTCCCAATTTATCCAATGAACGTTGGATAGAAAATATTCAACGTATTTTAGATTTAGGTATTCCCCATATTTCTTGCTATGCGCTTACTGTTGAGGAGCGTACAGCCTTAAATAAACTCATTCAAAAAGGCGTGATTCCCAGTCCCAAAGAAGAAGTGGCTCACGCACACTTTATGCTGTTAATTGAAAAATTAAGAGCCAATGGCTATATACATTACGAGTTGTCAAACTTTGCAAAACCAGGATATTACTCTAAAAACAATTCAGCGTATTGGTTGGGTAAAAAATATGTAGGTATAGGACCCTCAGCACATAGTTTTGATGGACGATACCGCAGTTGGAATATATCCAATAATCCCTTGTATATCAAAGCTATTGAAGCTGGTGAATTGCCGTCTGAAATAGAAGAACTTTCTGTTGTTGATCGGTATAATGAATACGTAATGACGGGATTGCGAACAATATGGGGAGTCGATTTAACGCGCGTTTCAAATGAATTTGGTGCTATATTTCACGACTATCTCGTTCAAGAATCCGCTTCATTTATTGCAGATGGATTGATGCAACAGCAAGCGAATATTTTAACGATTACTGATAAAGGAAAATTTTTAAGTGACGGTATTGCATCTGATTTATTTTGGTTAGATTTGAAATAA
- a CDS encoding DMT family transporter: MANKPRIALFIGILCISIFPVLVKMALVPGLISAFYRMAIAALFIVPYALFTKQIKVYDRKTMLLIVLCGMCFGLDIGVWNIAIQGSTATQATLLGNLAPVWVGIGSYFFLQIKPTLNFWLGTILALIGMVTLVGVEVFVNLSFDIPFLFSILSGLLYATYILMSKKVLEQVGVVSFMSYSILVSTIFLAILNLIMGSAFTGFSPEGWMTLVIQGVVCQLLAWLLISYATQNMRATRVSLSLLSQALFAALLAWYFLDEAISLQMVIGGCIILGGIGITFINKPLVGSSN; the protein is encoded by the coding sequence ATGGCAAATAAACCTAGAATTGCACTGTTTATAGGAATTTTGTGTATTTCTATTTTCCCTGTTTTAGTAAAAATGGCTTTAGTGCCTGGCTTAATATCTGCCTTCTATCGCATGGCAATTGCGGCTCTTTTTATTGTACCCTATGCCTTGTTTACCAAGCAAATCAAAGTATACGATCGAAAAACCATGCTGTTGATTGTTTTGTGCGGTATGTGTTTTGGGTTGGATATTGGTGTTTGGAATATTGCCATTCAAGGTTCAACAGCAACGCAGGCCACTTTACTCGGTAACTTGGCTCCTGTATGGGTGGGAATTGGAAGTTATTTCTTTTTACAGATTAAACCCACGCTCAATTTTTGGTTGGGGACAATCCTCGCTTTAATCGGAATGGTGACCTTGGTTGGCGTTGAGGTATTTGTGAACTTATCATTTGATATCCCTTTTCTGTTTAGTATTCTGTCAGGATTGCTGTATGCAACGTACATTCTAATGAGTAAAAAAGTATTGGAGCAAGTAGGCGTTGTTTCATTTATGTCCTATAGTATTCTTGTTTCAACTATTTTTCTTGCTATACTCAACCTAATTATGGGGTCTGCGTTTACAGGATTCTCTCCAGAAGGTTGGATGACTTTAGTCATACAAGGGGTTGTTTGCCAGTTGTTGGCGTGGTTGCTCATTAGCTATGCTACCCAAAATATGAGAGCTACTCGTGTGTCGTTGAGTTTGCTAAGTCAAGCCTTATTTGCCGCGTTATTAGCTTGGTATTTCTTAGATGAGGCAATTTCCCTGCAAATGGTTATTGGCGGTTGTATTATCCTGGGGGGAATTGGAATTACCTTTATCAATAAACCCTTAGTAGGATCATCAAATTAA
- the trxA gene encoding thioredoxin, whose amino-acid sequence MALEITDATFEEVVLKSDKPVLVDFWAVWCGPCKMLAPVVSELSADFEGKAVIGKVDVDNNQEFASKYGIRNIPTVLVFKNGEVVGRQVGVAPKKAYEDLINEAL is encoded by the coding sequence ATGGCATTAGAAATAACAGACGCTACATTTGAAGAAGTAGTATTAAAATCAGACAAACCAGTTTTAGTAGATTTTTGGGCAGTATGGTGTGGACCATGTAAAATGTTAGCTCCAGTTGTATCTGAATTAAGTGCAGATTTCGAAGGAAAAGCAGTAATTGGAAAAGTGGATGTAGACAACAACCAAGAATTCGCTTCTAAATATGGAATCCGCAACATTCCTACAGTATTAGTATTCAAAAATGGAGAAGTTGTAGGACGTCAAGTAGGAGTAGCTCCTAAAAAAGCATACGAAGACTTAATCAATGAAGCTTTATAA
- a CDS encoding DUF4465 domain-containing protein, translating into MKKSFLRLSTLFVLGLSLATVTLTSCSSDDSNVYNVSVDKGSLAAVTFQEVVIDPQVETQGGVFTWFDHTTNVVISKEAVLKHAFQTPGIHNISLKIERGSNVQLYKYSVDVAKSDDFGYVKLNLVDFDLTDGVATTGGKIWKDTFTEDIVLESDVFSFNHNAIVEWDTWYGFTVSNSSDNSNQVDAEGGWVKNQWGSMAQGGVDGVGKPFLVAYADHKPDASVLQQGATIDVENFSAVVTLDDENRYKAVSTAVALSPWAYYGIAEGDDYATKFKQGDYFALQVYGVGADMKLTSAKPVTHYLVDFRNGVHTINKNWSTLDLSSLGEVKYLLFFLETTDVNAQGYANTALYFTMDKLTVDKIEE; encoded by the coding sequence ATGAAAAAAAGTTTTTTGCGCCTTAGCACCTTATTTGTTCTTGGGCTAAGTTTAGCAACAGTAACACTGACGAGTTGTTCTAGTGATGACAGTAATGTGTACAATGTTTCAGTTGACAAAGGAAGTTTAGCAGCCGTTACCTTCCAAGAAGTTGTAATTGATCCACAAGTAGAAACACAAGGAGGCGTGTTTACTTGGTTTGATCATACAACGAATGTTGTGATATCGAAGGAAGCAGTTTTAAAACATGCTTTCCAAACACCTGGAATACATAACATCTCATTAAAAATTGAACGTGGTAGTAACGTACAATTATATAAGTATAGTGTTGATGTTGCAAAATCAGATGATTTTGGATACGTAAAATTGAATCTTGTTGATTTTGACTTAACTGACGGTGTTGCAACAACTGGCGGAAAGATTTGGAAAGATACGTTTACAGAAGATATAGTTTTAGAGTCAGATGTTTTTTCATTTAACCACAATGCAATTGTGGAATGGGATACGTGGTATGGATTTACTGTTTCTAACAGTTCAGATAACAGCAATCAAGTTGATGCTGAAGGAGGCTGGGTGAAAAATCAATGGGGATCAATGGCACAAGGTGGAGTTGATGGAGTTGGAAAACCGTTCTTAGTGGCTTATGCAGATCATAAACCTGATGCAAGTGTATTACAACAAGGAGCAACAATTGATGTGGAAAACTTCAGTGCTGTGGTAACTTTAGATGACGAAAATAGATATAAAGCAGTAAGTACAGCTGTTGCTTTAAGCCCATGGGCTTATTATGGAATTGCAGAAGGAGATGACTATGCAACTAAATTTAAACAAGGAGATTATTTTGCACTTCAAGTGTATGGAGTAGGAGCAGATATGAAATTAACATCTGCAAAACCTGTAACCCATTATTTGGTTGATTTCAGAAATGGAGTTCATACAATTAATAAAAATTGGAGTACGCTAGATTTATCTTCTTTAGGTGAGGTGAAATACTTGTTATTTTTCCTTGAAACAACAGATGTAAACGCACAAGGATATGCGAATACAGCGCTGTATTTTACAATGGATAAATTAACTGTTGATAAAATCGAAGAATAA